In the genome of Halostella limicola, one region contains:
- a CDS encoding efflux RND transporter permease subunit, which produces MTRNPLDGLIEFVTTHNRIVILLVLALTGAVAVGVTDLQTGSEAADDDTFNDTEVRQKQQYIESNYDARGSENVSVSSVFVREEGGNVLSKASLLDSLRYQRSVRENDSVSEALADDRGTVGVANAVAKRAAENPNASLGEQIETLESMDESEVREAVSATLTEGSPALQLLPNDYEPGTASAESRRIVFRFDAPAESTDDDAVTAAQYALHDEATQRDSAEYFTLGEAARMDANDQYMRNTTELILPVALALILAVLAFSYRDLTDVIVGFAGVLLSLVWMFGILGWLRVQAGMTLIIGPVLIVGLSIDYGLHVFMRYREERAEGEAIRPPMFRSLRSVAVALALVTVTTSIGFLANVTSAWPSIRNLGIGITLGVASAFVIFVTIVPALKVSVDGLLERVGFDRRKRALGHGDYLRPVLASGAAAARKAAPVVIVLALVAGTAGAAAWSSLDRQSFQQQTDEVAEWKQDLPEPLGWERTALSERSEYVDERYRVADEADRRQSQVLVEGDVTSPAALQRVQEGSEVARDSDVAFEQSGSVPVVTPLTVMESVAAENDEFAATLAEADTDGDGVPDRDVEAVYDELYEVAPEEAGRVIERTDGEYRTLRMIVPIEQRATVDAQADAMYEVEDAVDGGEVSATAVGGGTISRTIAFRIADNILETIVLALSAVLVMLMVVYRFATGHASLGAVTVVPIALVTALVVGGMYLLDVPLTLLTALLMSLVIGLGIDYSIHVSDRFAHELDRGLEPAAALRTAVTGTGGALLGSTLTSSGAFAALTLHPHPQFQSLGTLVVLALVTSFLVGVFVLPSLLYVWARYVYADPADADATGTPASTD; this is translated from the coding sequence ATGACGAGAAACCCGCTCGACGGACTGATCGAGTTCGTCACGACCCACAACCGGATCGTCATCCTCCTCGTGCTGGCGCTGACCGGCGCGGTCGCCGTCGGCGTGACGGACCTCCAGACAGGGAGCGAAGCCGCGGACGACGATACGTTCAACGATACGGAAGTCCGCCAGAAGCAACAGTACATCGAGTCGAACTACGACGCCCGCGGGTCGGAGAACGTCTCCGTCTCGTCGGTGTTCGTCAGGGAGGAGGGCGGCAACGTCCTCTCGAAGGCCTCGCTGCTCGACTCGCTGCGGTACCAGCGGTCGGTGCGAGAGAACGACTCGGTCAGCGAGGCCCTCGCCGACGACCGCGGAACCGTCGGCGTCGCCAACGCCGTCGCGAAGCGCGCCGCCGAGAACCCGAACGCGAGCCTCGGCGAACAGATCGAGACGCTCGAATCGATGGACGAGAGCGAGGTCCGCGAGGCCGTCTCGGCGACGCTCACAGAGGGCTCGCCGGCCCTGCAACTGCTGCCGAACGACTACGAACCCGGCACGGCGAGCGCGGAGAGCCGGCGGATCGTCTTCCGGTTCGACGCGCCAGCCGAGTCGACCGACGACGACGCGGTCACGGCCGCACAGTACGCCCTGCACGACGAGGCCACACAGCGCGACTCGGCCGAGTACTTCACCCTCGGTGAGGCCGCGCGGATGGACGCCAACGACCAGTACATGCGGAACACGACCGAACTGATCCTCCCGGTCGCGCTGGCGCTCATCCTCGCCGTCCTCGCCTTCTCGTACCGGGATCTGACCGACGTGATCGTCGGGTTCGCCGGCGTCCTCCTCTCGCTCGTCTGGATGTTCGGCATCCTCGGCTGGCTGCGGGTGCAGGCGGGCATGACGCTCATCATCGGGCCCGTGCTCATCGTCGGGCTGAGCATCGACTACGGTCTCCACGTGTTCATGCGCTACCGCGAGGAACGAGCGGAGGGCGAGGCCATCCGGCCGCCGATGTTCCGCTCGCTGCGTTCCGTCGCCGTCGCCCTCGCGCTGGTGACGGTCACGACCAGCATCGGGTTCCTCGCGAACGTGACGAGCGCGTGGCCCTCCATCCGGAACCTCGGCATCGGCATCACGCTCGGCGTGGCGTCGGCGTTCGTCATCTTCGTGACGATCGTTCCGGCGCTGAAGGTCAGCGTCGACGGCCTCCTCGAGCGCGTCGGGTTCGACCGGCGCAAGCGAGCACTGGGCCACGGGGACTACCTCCGACCGGTCCTCGCCAGCGGGGCCGCGGCGGCGCGGAAGGCCGCCCCCGTCGTCATCGTCCTCGCGCTGGTCGCCGGCACCGCCGGAGCCGCCGCTTGGTCCTCGCTCGACAGGCAGAGCTTCCAGCAGCAGACCGACGAGGTCGCCGAGTGGAAGCAGGACCTGCCGGAGCCGCTGGGCTGGGAGCGCACGGCGCTCAGCGAGCGCTCCGAGTACGTCGACGAGCGCTACCGCGTGGCCGACGAGGCCGACCGCCGGCAGTCCCAGGTGCTCGTCGAGGGCGACGTGACCTCGCCGGCGGCGTTACAGCGGGTGCAGGAGGGATCCGAGGTCGCCCGCGACAGCGACGTCGCCTTCGAGCAGTCCGGGTCGGTGCCGGTCGTCACGCCGCTCACCGTCATGGAGTCGGTCGCCGCGGAGAACGACGAGTTCGCGGCGACGCTCGCCGAGGCCGACACCGACGGCGACGGCGTCCCCGACCGGGACGTCGAGGCGGTGTACGACGAACTGTACGAGGTCGCGCCCGAGGAGGCCGGCCGCGTGATCGAGCGGACCGACGGCGAGTACCGCACCCTCCGGATGATCGTCCCGATCGAACAGCGCGCCACGGTCGACGCGCAGGCCGACGCGATGTACGAGGTCGAGGACGCGGTCGACGGCGGCGAGGTCTCCGCGACGGCGGTCGGCGGGGGGACCATCTCGCGGACGATCGCCTTCCGGATCGCGGACAACATCCTGGAGACGATCGTCCTCGCGCTGTCGGCGGTGCTGGTCATGCTGATGGTCGTCTACCGGTTCGCGACCGGTCACGCCTCGCTCGGCGCGGTGACGGTCGTCCCCATCGCGCTGGTGACGGCGCTGGTCGTCGGCGGGATGTACCTGCTCGACGTCCCGCTGACCCTGCTCACCGCGCTGCTGATGAGCCTGGTGATCGGGCTGGGGATCGACTACAGCATCCACGTCAGCGACCGGTTCGCGCACGAACTCGACCGCGGGCTGGAGCCGGCCGCCGCCCTCCGCACCGCCGTCACCGGCACCGGCGGGGCTCTGCTCGGGAGCACGCTCACCTCCTCCGGGGCGTTCGCAGCGCTCACGCTCCACCCGCACCCGCAGTTCCAGAGCCTCGGCACGCTGGTCGTGCTCGCGCTCGTCACGTCGTTCCTCGTGGGCGTGTTCGTCCTGCCGAGCCTGCTGTACGTCTGGGCGCGGTACGTCTACGCCGACCCGGCCGACGCCGACGCGACCGGGACGCCGGCGTCGACCGACTGA
- a CDS encoding HalOD1 output domain-containing protein, which produces MISGEDRPGRVEKVYRTDDDGTLSDAVIDAIAAAARDDPRETEFVLYESVDPDALDAVFARGRRRGTALSFEVGDLRVDLRGDDRETVHVTVTSPREEYR; this is translated from the coding sequence GTGATATCGGGAGAGGATCGCCCGGGGAGGGTCGAGAAGGTGTACCGGACGGACGACGACGGGACGCTCAGCGACGCCGTCATCGACGCCATCGCGGCGGCCGCCCGCGACGACCCGAGAGAGACGGAGTTCGTCCTCTACGAGAGCGTCGACCCGGACGCGCTCGACGCCGTCTTCGCCCGCGGGCGGCGTCGGGGGACGGCCCTGTCCTTCGAAGTCGGCGACCTCCGCGTCGACCTCCGCGGCGACGACCGGGAAACGGTCCACGTGACGGTCACGTCGCCCCGGGAAGAGTACCGCTGA
- a CDS encoding metal-dependent hydrolase — protein MLTERLVDGYTVFLAGAIATHALVGYVLGRSAFGAGAAGLVGGVLADADFLFPGAWGFPLVHRGITHSALALGVAAAAVAVARDRRAGAALALGYASHLAIDATTPKGVPLLYPVADASYAVTINLHSAPATAALWICCLTALAAGRLCGRPTPS, from the coding sequence TTGCTCACAGAACGGCTCGTAGACGGCTACACGGTCTTCCTGGCCGGCGCGATAGCGACGCACGCGCTGGTCGGCTACGTCCTCGGCCGCTCGGCGTTCGGGGCCGGAGCCGCGGGACTGGTCGGCGGCGTCCTCGCAGACGCCGACTTCCTCTTCCCCGGCGCGTGGGGGTTCCCGCTGGTCCACCGCGGGATCACCCACTCGGCGCTGGCGCTCGGCGTCGCGGCGGCCGCCGTCGCCGTCGCGCGGGACCGGCGGGCGGGGGCGGCGCTCGCACTGGGATACGCCTCGCACCTCGCCATCGACGCGACGACGCCGAAGGGCGTCCCCTTGCTGTACCCGGTCGCGGACGCGTCGTACGCGGTGACGATCAACCTCCACTCCGCGCCCGCCACCGCGGCGCTGTGGATCTGCTGTCTGACGGCGCTCGCGGCGGGACGTCTGTGCGGGCGACCGACGCCGTCCTGA